One Glycine soja cultivar W05 chromosome 2, ASM419377v2, whole genome shotgun sequence genomic region harbors:
- the LOC114387088 gene encoding uncharacterized protein LOC114387088, with amino-acid sequence MGCTSLPSFIQMSSATHSSFSEKLRNPQKKSQIVIPTTTRETHTTISWSFSSQCKALHKSVPLAASLAILLWSTPAHAGFMSGISGIEAIPGPQLPQIDFLKQLNEENQKKYAENDERIKSSPLMKELLEKSKLNKEKNRKEIENKYCIRGAEWGVGDCSTAGMSPDEREKFIAMLKQKAGEE; translated from the exons ATGGGTTGCACTTCACTGCCATCTTTTATTCAGATGTCATCTGCTACACACTCCAGCTTCAGTGAAAAACTCCGCAACCCTCAAAAGAAGTCTCAAATTGTGATACCTACAACTACAAGAGAGACACACACAACAATTTCTTGGTCTTTTTCTTCTCAATGCAAAGCTCTTCACAAATCAGTTCCTTTGGCTGCTTCACTTGCAATTCTTCTCTGGTCAACCCCTG CACATGCTGGTTTCATGTCAGGAATTTCTGGAATAGAGGCTATTCCTGGTCCTCAGCTACCTCAGATTGACTTTCTCAAGCAGCTCAATG aAGAAAACCAGAAGAAATATGCTGAGAATGATGAGAGAATTAAATCATCCCCCTTGATGAAGGAACTGCTTGAGAAATCCAAGTTGAACAAagagaa GAACCGTAAAGAAATTGAGAACAAATACTGCATACGAGGGGCAGAATGGGGAGTTGGAGATTGTTCAACTGCGGGAATGTCTCCAGATGAGAGGGAGAAATTCATAGCAATGTTGAAGCAGAAAGCTGGAGAAGAgtaa